A genome region from Cyprinus carpio isolate SPL01 chromosome B23, ASM1834038v1, whole genome shotgun sequence includes the following:
- the LOC109087885 gene encoding LOW QUALITY PROTEIN: utrophin-like (The sequence of the model RefSeq protein was modified relative to this genomic sequence to represent the inferred CDS: deleted 1 base in 1 codon) yields MATVGTVSEASEAGDNSEFTDIIKWRSDEHDAVQKKTFTKWINAQFSKTGKAPIKDMFSDLKDGRKLLDLLEGLTGNTLTKERGSTRVHSLNNVNRVLQVLHQNSVDLVNIGGTDIVDGNHKLTLGLIWSIILHWQVKDVMKDVMSSLQQTNSEKILLSWVRNCTRNYNNVNVLNFTTSWADGLAFNAILHHFRPQGFSWEEVVHLSPVERLDHAFTFAKDQLNIERLLDPEDVAVQLPDKKSIIMYVTSLFAVFPNDITIDDIREVETLPRRYIRWSTRMDNAGLSGETEEVSSTRPETPSTLMEVDMEVSLDTYQITLEEVLTWLLSAEDTLHMQDDVSDDVEEVKDQFHTHEAFMMELTAHQSSVGNVLQAGNQLIAQGNLSEEEEDEIREQMTLLNSRWENLRVASMDRQSRLHEVLMDLQQQQLQQLSDWLTQTEGRIRKMETEPIAGDMEGYLAQIEQHKVLQNDLELEQVKVNSLTHMVVVVDENSGESATAALEEQLQSLGERWAAVCRWTEERWNKLEEIQLVWQRMLDDQSLFGSWLADKEKALSEVQTSDFKDPSEINASVRRLTSLEEDMAQKRRALSALSDAGQDVMVLLNSPAASQRNEAATDLLTQRWDNLVQKLEDCSSQVTEAVSVTGMPRVQENVFMETVTTVTTQMEQTFTSSKRELPPPAPPKRRHLDTDGELRRLAETDVPKLLSQLAAWKSSARAAEDTPVLKEKIYYNSNIYLLYLVCLIYLVPYL; encoded by the exons ATGAACATGATGCCGTACAGAAAAAAACCTTCACGAAGTGGATCAACGCGCAGTTCTCCAAG ACGGGGAAGGCGCCCATCAAAGACATGTTCTCTGACCTGAAAGACGGCAGAAAACTCCTCGATCTCCTGGAGGGGCTGACTGGAAACACACtg accAAAGAGCGAGGCTCTACTAGAGTTCACTCCCTCAACAACGTCAACCGCGTGCTGCAGGTCCTTCATCAGAACAGC gtGGATCTGGTGAATATTGGCGGGACTGATATTGTTGATGGTAATCATAAGCTCACTCTAGGACTCATCTGGAGCATCATACTGCACTGGCAg gtcAAGGACGTCATGAAGGATGTGATGTCCAGTCTTCAGCAGACCAACAGTGAGAAGATTTTGCTGAGCTGGGTGAGAAACTGCACCCGCAACTATAACAACGTCAACGTGCTCAACTTCACCACCAGCTGGGCAGACGGCCTGGCCTTCAACGCCATCCTACACCACTTCAG GCCTCAGGGGTTCAGCTGGGAGGAAGTGGTTCATCTATCCCCAGTGGAGAGGCTGGACCACGCTTTCACATTCGCCAAAGATCAACTCAACATTGAGAGACTCCTGGATCCAGAAG atGTGGCGGTGCAGTTGCCGGATAAGAAGTCCATCATCATGTATGTGACCTCACTCTTTGCCGTGTTTCCCAATGACATCACGATAGATGACATCAGAGAGGTGGAGACGCTGCCCAGACGCTATATAAGGTGGAGCACGAGGATGGACAATGCT GGTTTGTCTGGAGAGACGGAGGAGGTGAGCAGCACACGGCCAGAGACGCCCAGCACACTGATGGAGGTGGACATGGAGGTCAGTCTGGACACGTATCAGATCACGCTGGAAGAGGTGCTCACCTGGCTGCTGTCGGCTGAAGACACGCTGCACATGCAGGACGACGTGTCTGACGACGTGGAGGAGGTCAAAGACCAGTTCCACACACATGAG GCGTTTATGATGGAATTGACAGCCCACCAGAGCAGCGTGGGTAACGTCTTACAGGCGGGAAACCAGCTGATCGCTCAAGGCAACCtgagtgaggaagaggaggatgagatCCGAGAACAGATGACACTGCTCAACTCCCGCTGGGAAAACCTGCGGGTCGCCAGCATGGACCGTCAGTCCAG ACTTCATGAAGTTCTGATGGACCTTCAGCAACAGCAGCTCCAgcagctctctgattggctgacgcaGACGGAGGGGCGGATCCGTAAGATGGAGACAGAGCCAATAGCAGGAGACATGGAGGGATATCTGGCCCAGATAGAGCAGCACAAA GTTTTGCAGAATGATCTGGAGCTAGAACAGGTAAAGGTGAACTCTCTCACGCACATGGTTGTGGTCGTGGATGAGAACAGCGGGGAGAGTGCCACTGCTGCCCTGGAGGAACAACTGCAG TCACTGGGAGAGCGCTGGGCGGCAGTGTGTCGCTGGACAGAGGAGCGCTGGAACAAACTCGAGGAAATTCAGCTGGTGTGGCAGCGGATGCTTGATGACCAG AGTTTATTTGGATCATGGCTTGCAGATAAGGAGAAGGCGTTGAGCGAAGTTCAGACCAGTGATTTTAAAGACCCTAGTGAAATAAATGCCAGCGTCCGCAGATTAACC AGTCTTGAGGAGGATATGGCCCAGAAGCGGAGGGCCCTGAGTGCTCTGTCAGATGCTGGACAGGATGTGATGGTGCTGTTAAACAGTCCAGCCGCATCACAGAGGAAT GAAGCAGCCACAGACCTACTGACCCAACGCTGGGACAACCTGGTCCAAAAACTAGAGGACTGCTCCAGCCAA GTAACTGAAGCGGTGTCCGTGACTGGGATGCCCCGGGTACAGGAGAATGTTTTCATGGAGACAGTCACAACAGTGACAACACAGATGGAGCAAACCTTCACCAGCAGCAAACGAGAGCTACCGCCACCTGCCCCACCAAAAAGACGACATCTTGATACAGACGGCGAGCTCAGGAGACT agCTGAAACTGATGTTCCCAAGCTTTTGTCTCAGCTGGCTGCATGGAAGTCATCTGCCCGAGCTGCTGAGGACACCCCCGTCCTGAaggaaaaaatttattataacagTAACATTTACCTCCTATATTTGGTCTGCTTAATATATTTGGTCCCATATCTGTAG